The following proteins are co-located in the Nerophis ophidion isolate RoL-2023_Sa linkage group LG04, RoL_Noph_v1.0, whole genome shotgun sequence genome:
- the kcnk12l gene encoding potassium channel subfamily K member 13 produces MAQRKPSGGCCCPKAPINEDNARFFLLAGLIFIYLLCGAAIFSALEHPFELRARRLWRQQLDNFTRRHGVHPRALHTLLRQYEEANGAGIRVDALRPRWDFSGAFYFVGTVVSTIGFGMTTPVTIAGKIFLIFYGLIGCAATILFFNLFLERIITMLAYIMRWCHERRVRCGGVGVESSSRQEASEEEDSLEGWKPSVYYVMLILGLASIVIACSASTLFCSMENWSYVDSLYFCFVAFSTIGFGDLVSSQRAHYESQEAYRLGNCLFILMGVCCIYSLFNVISIIIKQTLNWILEKLVCPGDQRLCSCSASGRWWVCCPCLHNKKRNQRRPLARLRQKRLKRNAVRPLSTHCHAGRPRYADGSVETVCDSEMDGVEAADEMYVGRRMSGEMISANEFMVSNKVSLALLQKQLSETAHQGPRQSHGHQNGFSRGVGALAIMNNRLQETSVDR; encoded by the exons ATGGCTCAAAGGAAACCATCTGGAGGCTGCTGCTGCCCCAAAGCTCCAATCAACGAAGACAACGCTCGTTTCTTCCTGCTGGCCGGTCTCATTTTTATTTACTTGCTGTGCGGGGCTGCCATCTTCTCCGCCCTGGAACACCCTTTTGAGCTGCGTGCTCGCCGCTTGTGGAGGCAGCAGCTGGACAACTTTACCCGGCGACACGGCGTCCACCCGAGGGCCCTGCACACTCTCCTTAGGCAGTATGAGGAGGCCAATGGAGCGGGGATCAGAGTGGATGCATTGAGGCCTCGCTGGGACTTTTCCGGAGCTTTCTACTTTGTGGGCACCGTAGTCTCTACTATTG GCTTTGGGATGACCACACCCGTGACCATAGCTGGAAAAATCTTCCTAATCTTTTACGGCCTCATCGGCTGCGCGGCGACCATCCTCTTCTTCAACCTTTTCTTGGAGAGGATCATCACCATGCTGGCCTACATCATGCGCTGGTGCCACGAACGCCGGGTGCGCTGCGGCGGAGTCGGGGTCGAGTCCAGCAGTAGGCAGGAGGCATCTGAGGAGGAGGACAGCCTGGAAGGATGGAAGCCCTCCGTCTATTATGTGATGCTGATCTTAGGACTTGCCTCCATAGTGATCGCATGCAGTGCTTCTACTCTGTTCTGCTCCATGGAGAACTGGAGCTACGTGGACTCTTTGTATTTCTGCTTTGTGGCTTTCAGCACTATCGGCTTTGGGGACCTCGTGAGCAGCCAGAGAGCGCACTATGAGTCTCAGGAGGCTTACCGGCTCGGGAACTGCCTCTTCATCCTAATGGGTGTATGTTGCATCTACTCGCTCTTCAACGTCATCTCCATTATCATCAAACAGACTCTTAACTGGATCCTGGAGAAGCTTGTGTGTCCCGGAGACCAGCGTCTCTGCTCCTGCTCTGCAAGCGGACGCTGGTGGGTCTGCTGCCCCTGCCTGCACAACAAAAAACGCAACCAGAGGCGTCCGCTGGCCCGCCTAAGACAAAAACGTTTGAAACGAAACGCTGTCCGGCCGCTCTCCACACACTGCCATGCGGGAAGGCCGCGCTACGCTGATGGCTCGGTGGAGACGGTGTGCGACAGCGAGATGGACGGCGTTGAGGCGGCGGACGAGATGTACGTCGGCCGCCGCATGTCGGGGGAAATGATCTCTGCCAATGAGTTCATGGTGTCCAATAAGGTGTCTTTGGCACTGCTACAAAAGCAACTGAGCGAAACAGCTCACCAGGGACCGAGGCAGAGCCACGGACATCAGAATGGATTCTCCAGGGGGGTGGGAGCTCTGGCCATCATGAATAACCGCCTACAGGAAACCAGCGTGGACAGATAG